One segment of Theobroma cacao cultivar B97-61/B2 chromosome 9, Criollo_cocoa_genome_V2, whole genome shotgun sequence DNA contains the following:
- the LOC18588816 gene encoding uncharacterized protein LOC18588816 isoform X2, with protein MSNVTDQTEEIKTLISSNSKTNKSFGYSTLLHFQEQSSDSPPSIQALAQCSRCLIPLIVADIHDEDEEIAAQALKCLGFMIYHSSLVATIPAEDAKLVLESVAKLISVTKMKSLCNLGVWCISIQQFDVAVLAACFNTLLRAVVHALDNPIGSLSTTFEAMQAVTKLTAQLSEMMRESSHLWAPLIYRRFLCCDKRERDMSERCFLKIRSTIFPPPINLSKAIIQDMKQKLLTGMKDQLDKGMKVQTVQAWGWFICFLGSDAFKNRHLVNEMLKVPEQTFQDHNPQVQIASLVAWEGLIDALVHPPILACKKNVTVQNGIQCLQTSPGKSSEMQLNGFSKCLKLIMTPLIVIILSKCDVSVHVSCLNTWCYLLHKLDSSINSPLVNKLVLDPIFEAIFKIGPGSKSIWLWNLCLDLLDDCISVNCADLNSNLKDQVNLSLSARTFIPVPCTSGRYSWKQYPIKWLPWELSQLDFYLKLIAIIITHVAMVTAAPESRKSACDASVRIFRSVLKGVHMEFRNPSNNYYNIMFCLSTILKFIKKIGEDASSEGGGFSDLFNTSVHFIEVVAEELEPSIVGSPLYKVALDIKYIGSLDSVDIKHAKILDQHSIAYMDMVSPMVYLTVLYFSLVVQLTINTLEMELILQRFQSFSKCGLSSYDPLESFVASVGLLYRHMGLNYIEIWMAIAKGLNDYIDGMKDLSVFKTDSDNSFYEAICHLLSYPFILFSCCQKDLNPLKSSDSLKECFVLSERKLEQAIEVWKSLYGSVIVADFKSSATNTFSGDLCAMLNRCFDEYGSLFEHKSELGLYYKDLELACLSFSGKVVVCILKQKLTSDTSSYGSGKECVGDCNISSDINNILKFASRVMKYINIGTEPLAGLVSSRVCSALACFIRCLHLKRDILSVFEIISGQLLQWLSHQEIQDEHAEDQLGILWAEILNCLRRSQPPLTFDSCFLKLQACLLEKTLGHPNVLISDPTIIFWNSTYGKQINLEYPQNLLHVLDKLSRNGRINLHNKSKSVLERWSMSENNTAPRSCKVTAKQNRSSKRVELEHTIAQSNQKHKPPSCSKRKRLELTEHQKEVRQAQQGRERDCSGHGPGIRTYTGLDFSQGNEDSQESQDIRNSEAFLEILRKVA; from the exons ATGTCGAATGTCACCGACCAGACGGAAGAAATCAAAACTTTAATATCATCAAATtccaaaacaaacaaatcGTTCGGTTACTCAACTCTCTTACACTTCCAAGAACAGTCCAGTGACAGTCCTCCTTCAATCCAAGCCCTAGCTCAATGTTCTCGCTGCCTTATCCCTTTAATCGTCGCTGATATCCacgatgaagatgaagaaat AGCTGCTCAAGCTTTGAAGTGTTTGGGATTTATGATCTATCATTCTTCCCTTGTTGCTACAATTCCAg CTGAAGATGCTAAGCTGGTTTTAGAGTCGGTGGCTAAACTCATTTCTGTCACAAAAATGAAG TCCCTTTGCAATTTAGGCGTGTGGTGTATATCAATTCAACAATTTGATGTCGCAGTTTTAGCTGCCTGCTTCAATACATTGTTGAGGGCAGTTGTTCATGCCCTTGATAATCCTATTGGCTCATTGTCAACAACATTTGAGGCCATGCAG GCTGTGACAAAGTTAACTGCCCAATTGAGTGAAATGATGAGAGAATCATCACACCTATGGGCACCTTTAATTTATAGAAGATTCCTCTGCTGTGATAAGAGAGAGCGGGATATGTCTGAGAGGTGTTTTTTGAAGATTAGGTCCACAATATTTCCTCCTCCAATAAATCTTTCCAAG gCTATCATTCAAGACATGAAGCAAAAATTGCTGACAGGGATGAAGGACCAGTTAGACAAGGGCATGAAGGTTCAAACTGTCCAGGCGTGGGGATGGTTTATCTGCTTCCTAGGATCTGATGCCTTCAAGAACAGACATCTAGTAAATGAGATGTTGAAAGTCCCTGAGCAGACATTTCAAGATCACAATCCACAAGTCCAGATTGCTTCACTG GTTGCCTGGGAAGGTCTTATTGATGCCCTTGTTCATCCTCCAATACTGGCTTGCAAGAAAAATGTAACCGTACAGAATGGAATTCAATGCTTACAAACATCCCCAGGGAAAAGCAGTGAAATGCAGTTAAATGGATTTTCAAAATGCTTAAAGCTCATTATGACACCTCTAATAGTTATCATTTTGAGCAAATGTGATGTATCTGTTCACGTCTCCTGCTTGAACACATGGTGTTATCTTCTACATAAACTTGATAGCTCCATCAACTCTCCTTTGGTAAATAAACTGGTATTGGATCCTATATTTGAagcaatttttaaaataggaCCAGGTAGTAAAAGTATCTGGCTGTGGAATTTGTGCCTGGATTTGCTTGATGATTGCATATCAGTGAACTGTGCAGATTTGAACTCTAATCTAAAGGACCAGGTAAACCTTTCTTTATCAGCTAGAACCTTCATTCCTGTTCCTTGTACATCTGGCAGATATTCATGGAAGCAATATCCTATTAAATGGTTGCCATGGGAGCTCAGTCAGTTGGATTTCTACTTAAAGCTGATTGCTATTATTATTACTCATGTGGCTATGGTAACAGCTGCCCCTGAAAGCAGAAAATCAGCTTGTGATGCTTCTGTGAGGATATTTAGATCTGTTTTAAAGGGAGTCCATATGGAGTTTAGAAATCCgtcaaataattattataatattatgttCTGTTTGAGCACTATATTAAAGTTCATTAAGAAAATAGGCGAAGATGCTAGTTCAGAAGGTGGTGGATTTAGTGACTTGTTTAATACTTCCGTTCATTTTATAGAGGTAGTTGCTGAGGAGTTAGAACCTTCTATTGTTGGATCCCCTCTTTATAAAGTGGCTTTAGACATCAAGTACATTGGCAGTCTGGATTCAGTTGATATTAAACATGCAAAAATACTGGATCAGCATTCTATTGCTTATATGGATATGGTTTCACCTATGGTTTATCTAACTGTACTGTACTTCAGTTTGGTGGTTCAGTTAACTATAAATACACTTGAAATGGAATTGATTCTACAAAGGTTTCAAAGTTTTTCTAAATGTGGACTGTCTTCATATGATCCCCTGGAAAGTTTTGTAGCTTCTGTTGGTTTACTGTACAGGCACATGGGCTTAAACTACATAGAGATATGGATGGCAATAGCGAAAGGTCTGAATGACTATATTGATGGTATGAAGGATCTCTCCGTATTCAAAACAGATTCTGACAATTCTTTTTATGAGGCCATATGCCATCTCTTATCATATCCATTCATTTTGTTCTCTTGTTGTCAGAAAGATTTAAACCCGTTGAAATCTAGTGACTCCTTGAAagaatgttttgttttatcaGAGAGAAAACTTGAACAGGCCATTGAGGTTTGGAAGTCATTATATGGTTCTGTTATCGTTGCAGACTTTAAGTCTTCTGCTACCAACACTTTTAGTGGTGATCTGTGTGCAATGTTAAATAGGTGTTTTGATGAATATGGTAGCCTGTTTGAGCATAAGAGTGAGCTTGGTTTATATTACAAGGATCTGGAGCTTGCTTGCCTTTCTTTCTCTGGAAAGGTTGTGGTATGTATTCTGAAACAGAAGCTGACTTCAGATACAAGTTCATATGGAAGTGGAAAAGAATGTGTTGGTGACTGCAATATATCCAGTGACAttaacaatattttaaaatttgcttCCAG AGTCATGAAGTACATAAATATAGGAACAGAACCACTGGCAGGTCTTGTGAGTTCAAG GGTATGTTCTGCGTTGGCATGCTTCATTCGTTGCCTTCACTTGAAGCGAGATATTCTTTCAGTTTTTGAG ATAATATCCGGTCAACTGCTTCAATGGCTGTCACATCAAGAGATACAGGATGAACATGCCGAAGATCAACTTGGAATTCTGTGGGCTGAGATCCTTAATTGTTTACGGAGGAGCCAGCCACCGCTAACTTTTGATTCTTGTTTCCTCAAACTTCAAGCATGCCTCCTTGAGAAAACACTTGGTCATCCAAATGTCTTGATTTCAGACCCTACCATCATCTTTTGGAACTCCACATATGGCAAGCAAATCAACTTGGAGTATCCTCAAAATCTGCTTCATGTTTTAGACAAGCTGTCAAGAAATGGAAGAATAAACCTCCACAATAAAAGCAAATCAGTTCTGGAAAGATGGTCTATGTCAGAAAACAATACTGCTCCACGGAGTTGCAAGGTCACTGCAAAACAGAACAGGAGCTCAAAGAGAGTAGAGTTGGAGCATACGATTGCTCAATCTAACCAAAAGCATAAACCACCCTCGTGTTCAAAACGGAAAAGGCTAGAACTAACCGAGCATCAAAAGGAAGTGAGACAAGCACAGCAGGGAAGGGAGAGGGACTGCAGTGGACATGGTCCTGGGATCAGAACTTATACTGGTCTTGATTTTTCACAAGGAAACGAGGACTCGCAGGAGAGTCAGGACATTCGGAATTCAGAAGCCTTCTTGGAGATATTGAGAAAAGTTGCATGA
- the LOC18588816 gene encoding uncharacterized protein LOC18588816 isoform X1 translates to MSNVTDQTEEIKTLISSNSKTNKSFGYSTLLHFQEQSSDSPPSIQALAQCSRCLIPLIVADIHDEDEEIAAQALKCLGFMIYHSSLVATIPAEDAKLVLESVAKLISVTKMKSLCNLGVWCISIQQFDVAVLAACFNTLLRAVVHALDNPIGSLSTTFEAMQAVTKLTAQLSEMMRESSHLWAPLIYRRFLCCDKRERDMSERCFLKIRSTIFPPPINLSKQAIIQDMKQKLLTGMKDQLDKGMKVQTVQAWGWFICFLGSDAFKNRHLVNEMLKVPEQTFQDHNPQVQIASLVAWEGLIDALVHPPILACKKNVTVQNGIQCLQTSPGKSSEMQLNGFSKCLKLIMTPLIVIILSKCDVSVHVSCLNTWCYLLHKLDSSINSPLVNKLVLDPIFEAIFKIGPGSKSIWLWNLCLDLLDDCISVNCADLNSNLKDQVNLSLSARTFIPVPCTSGRYSWKQYPIKWLPWELSQLDFYLKLIAIIITHVAMVTAAPESRKSACDASVRIFRSVLKGVHMEFRNPSNNYYNIMFCLSTILKFIKKIGEDASSEGGGFSDLFNTSVHFIEVVAEELEPSIVGSPLYKVALDIKYIGSLDSVDIKHAKILDQHSIAYMDMVSPMVYLTVLYFSLVVQLTINTLEMELILQRFQSFSKCGLSSYDPLESFVASVGLLYRHMGLNYIEIWMAIAKGLNDYIDGMKDLSVFKTDSDNSFYEAICHLLSYPFILFSCCQKDLNPLKSSDSLKECFVLSERKLEQAIEVWKSLYGSVIVADFKSSATNTFSGDLCAMLNRCFDEYGSLFEHKSELGLYYKDLELACLSFSGKVVVCILKQKLTSDTSSYGSGKECVGDCNISSDINNILKFASRVMKYINIGTEPLAGLVSSRVCSALACFIRCLHLKRDILSVFEIISGQLLQWLSHQEIQDEHAEDQLGILWAEILNCLRRSQPPLTFDSCFLKLQACLLEKTLGHPNVLISDPTIIFWNSTYGKQINLEYPQNLLHVLDKLSRNGRINLHNKSKSVLERWSMSENNTAPRSCKVTAKQNRSSKRVELEHTIAQSNQKHKPPSCSKRKRLELTEHQKEVRQAQQGRERDCSGHGPGIRTYTGLDFSQGNEDSQESQDIRNSEAFLEILRKVA, encoded by the exons ATGTCGAATGTCACCGACCAGACGGAAGAAATCAAAACTTTAATATCATCAAATtccaaaacaaacaaatcGTTCGGTTACTCAACTCTCTTACACTTCCAAGAACAGTCCAGTGACAGTCCTCCTTCAATCCAAGCCCTAGCTCAATGTTCTCGCTGCCTTATCCCTTTAATCGTCGCTGATATCCacgatgaagatgaagaaat AGCTGCTCAAGCTTTGAAGTGTTTGGGATTTATGATCTATCATTCTTCCCTTGTTGCTACAATTCCAg CTGAAGATGCTAAGCTGGTTTTAGAGTCGGTGGCTAAACTCATTTCTGTCACAAAAATGAAG TCCCTTTGCAATTTAGGCGTGTGGTGTATATCAATTCAACAATTTGATGTCGCAGTTTTAGCTGCCTGCTTCAATACATTGTTGAGGGCAGTTGTTCATGCCCTTGATAATCCTATTGGCTCATTGTCAACAACATTTGAGGCCATGCAG GCTGTGACAAAGTTAACTGCCCAATTGAGTGAAATGATGAGAGAATCATCACACCTATGGGCACCTTTAATTTATAGAAGATTCCTCTGCTGTGATAAGAGAGAGCGGGATATGTCTGAGAGGTGTTTTTTGAAGATTAGGTCCACAATATTTCCTCCTCCAATAAATCTTTCCAAG caggCTATCATTCAAGACATGAAGCAAAAATTGCTGACAGGGATGAAGGACCAGTTAGACAAGGGCATGAAGGTTCAAACTGTCCAGGCGTGGGGATGGTTTATCTGCTTCCTAGGATCTGATGCCTTCAAGAACAGACATCTAGTAAATGAGATGTTGAAAGTCCCTGAGCAGACATTTCAAGATCACAATCCACAAGTCCAGATTGCTTCACTG GTTGCCTGGGAAGGTCTTATTGATGCCCTTGTTCATCCTCCAATACTGGCTTGCAAGAAAAATGTAACCGTACAGAATGGAATTCAATGCTTACAAACATCCCCAGGGAAAAGCAGTGAAATGCAGTTAAATGGATTTTCAAAATGCTTAAAGCTCATTATGACACCTCTAATAGTTATCATTTTGAGCAAATGTGATGTATCTGTTCACGTCTCCTGCTTGAACACATGGTGTTATCTTCTACATAAACTTGATAGCTCCATCAACTCTCCTTTGGTAAATAAACTGGTATTGGATCCTATATTTGAagcaatttttaaaataggaCCAGGTAGTAAAAGTATCTGGCTGTGGAATTTGTGCCTGGATTTGCTTGATGATTGCATATCAGTGAACTGTGCAGATTTGAACTCTAATCTAAAGGACCAGGTAAACCTTTCTTTATCAGCTAGAACCTTCATTCCTGTTCCTTGTACATCTGGCAGATATTCATGGAAGCAATATCCTATTAAATGGTTGCCATGGGAGCTCAGTCAGTTGGATTTCTACTTAAAGCTGATTGCTATTATTATTACTCATGTGGCTATGGTAACAGCTGCCCCTGAAAGCAGAAAATCAGCTTGTGATGCTTCTGTGAGGATATTTAGATCTGTTTTAAAGGGAGTCCATATGGAGTTTAGAAATCCgtcaaataattattataatattatgttCTGTTTGAGCACTATATTAAAGTTCATTAAGAAAATAGGCGAAGATGCTAGTTCAGAAGGTGGTGGATTTAGTGACTTGTTTAATACTTCCGTTCATTTTATAGAGGTAGTTGCTGAGGAGTTAGAACCTTCTATTGTTGGATCCCCTCTTTATAAAGTGGCTTTAGACATCAAGTACATTGGCAGTCTGGATTCAGTTGATATTAAACATGCAAAAATACTGGATCAGCATTCTATTGCTTATATGGATATGGTTTCACCTATGGTTTATCTAACTGTACTGTACTTCAGTTTGGTGGTTCAGTTAACTATAAATACACTTGAAATGGAATTGATTCTACAAAGGTTTCAAAGTTTTTCTAAATGTGGACTGTCTTCATATGATCCCCTGGAAAGTTTTGTAGCTTCTGTTGGTTTACTGTACAGGCACATGGGCTTAAACTACATAGAGATATGGATGGCAATAGCGAAAGGTCTGAATGACTATATTGATGGTATGAAGGATCTCTCCGTATTCAAAACAGATTCTGACAATTCTTTTTATGAGGCCATATGCCATCTCTTATCATATCCATTCATTTTGTTCTCTTGTTGTCAGAAAGATTTAAACCCGTTGAAATCTAGTGACTCCTTGAAagaatgttttgttttatcaGAGAGAAAACTTGAACAGGCCATTGAGGTTTGGAAGTCATTATATGGTTCTGTTATCGTTGCAGACTTTAAGTCTTCTGCTACCAACACTTTTAGTGGTGATCTGTGTGCAATGTTAAATAGGTGTTTTGATGAATATGGTAGCCTGTTTGAGCATAAGAGTGAGCTTGGTTTATATTACAAGGATCTGGAGCTTGCTTGCCTTTCTTTCTCTGGAAAGGTTGTGGTATGTATTCTGAAACAGAAGCTGACTTCAGATACAAGTTCATATGGAAGTGGAAAAGAATGTGTTGGTGACTGCAATATATCCAGTGACAttaacaatattttaaaatttgcttCCAG AGTCATGAAGTACATAAATATAGGAACAGAACCACTGGCAGGTCTTGTGAGTTCAAG GGTATGTTCTGCGTTGGCATGCTTCATTCGTTGCCTTCACTTGAAGCGAGATATTCTTTCAGTTTTTGAG ATAATATCCGGTCAACTGCTTCAATGGCTGTCACATCAAGAGATACAGGATGAACATGCCGAAGATCAACTTGGAATTCTGTGGGCTGAGATCCTTAATTGTTTACGGAGGAGCCAGCCACCGCTAACTTTTGATTCTTGTTTCCTCAAACTTCAAGCATGCCTCCTTGAGAAAACACTTGGTCATCCAAATGTCTTGATTTCAGACCCTACCATCATCTTTTGGAACTCCACATATGGCAAGCAAATCAACTTGGAGTATCCTCAAAATCTGCTTCATGTTTTAGACAAGCTGTCAAGAAATGGAAGAATAAACCTCCACAATAAAAGCAAATCAGTTCTGGAAAGATGGTCTATGTCAGAAAACAATACTGCTCCACGGAGTTGCAAGGTCACTGCAAAACAGAACAGGAGCTCAAAGAGAGTAGAGTTGGAGCATACGATTGCTCAATCTAACCAAAAGCATAAACCACCCTCGTGTTCAAAACGGAAAAGGCTAGAACTAACCGAGCATCAAAAGGAAGTGAGACAAGCACAGCAGGGAAGGGAGAGGGACTGCAGTGGACATGGTCCTGGGATCAGAACTTATACTGGTCTTGATTTTTCACAAGGAAACGAGGACTCGCAGGAGAGTCAGGACATTCGGAATTCAGAAGCCTTCTTGGAGATATTGAGAAAAGTTGCATGA